Proteins co-encoded in one Puntigrus tetrazona isolate hp1 chromosome 20, ASM1883169v1, whole genome shotgun sequence genomic window:
- the pigh gene encoding phosphatidylinositol N-acetylglucosaminyltransferase subunit H, which yields MAEEEFTDINGNLISLGCQTHSAFCREFTVTSPKLSLRKVMVYTCFVWLFAYAVFFFTENTTVLSSAIILTLVGMMIHIHFVKVDHETLLVIGSLGVQLSSSYASGRESTIFIEMNKLKDIVINEAVYMHSIIYYLCILIKDPADPETVTSVVPLFQSSKPRLNCLVQVYRSCQEILAQSR from the exons ATGGCAGAGGAAGAGTTCACAGACATTAATGGCAACTTGATTTCTTTAGGCTGTCAAACCCACTCTGCTTTCTGCAGAGAGTTTACCGTCACCTCACCGAAACTGTCTTTGCGTAAGGTGATGGTCTACACCTGCTTCGTTTGGTTATTTGCttatgctgtatttttcttCACAGAG aacacGACAGTCCTGTCGAGTGCCATCATCCTCACTCTGGTTGGGATGATGATTCATATTCACTTTGTGAAGGTGGACCACGAGACCCTTCTCGTAATTGGTTCCCTTGGTGTCCAGCTCTCTTCATCTTATGCATCCGGACGAGAAAGCACGATCTTCATCGAAATGAACAAACTGAAAGACATTGTGATCAACGAGGCTGTTTATATG CACAGCATCATATACTACCTGTGCATTCTGATAAAGGACCCAGCGGATCCCGAGACGGTGACCAGTGTTGTTCCTCTTTTCCAG AGTTCAAAGCCTCGGCTGAATTGTTTGGTTCAAGTGTACAGGAGCTGTCAAGAGATTCTTGCACAGTCCAGATGA
- the zfyve1 gene encoding zinc finger FYVE domain-containing protein 1 translates to MSSQGSSVEKGVNGVLVCQESYACGGSDEAAFECDECGSLQCARCELELHRQERMRNHDRIRISPGHVPYCDSCKGDGGVPNGGRLRAVVRCQGCKINLCLDCQKRTHSGVSKRKHPLTVYPPSKPAEKNCSTGDEQLDALKAKLEQVISFLLVDEKEDMQVKDEEEFVRNLGCRPEELLKVVSIFGNTGEGKSHTLNHTFFLGREVFKTSPTQDSCTVGVWAALDPVHRVVVVDTEGLLGAGTNQGQRTRLLLKVLAVSDLVIYRTHADRLHDDLFKFLGDASDAYLKHFTKELKATTARCGLDVPLSTLGPAVIIFHETVHTKLLGSDKPSESAERLLQERFRKLGLFPEAFSSIQYRGTRTHNPPTDFSGLLRSVEQQLDNNTTRSPRSAGVIYKALQALSECFSGEIPDEHLASNSFFPDEYFTCSSICLSCGSGCKNSMNHLREGVEHEAKHRCRYSVHYDNRIYTCKACYESGKEVIVVPKTTASSDSPWFGLAIYAWSGYVIECPNCSVIYRSRQYWYGNQDPVDTVVRTEIQHVWPGSDGFLKDNNNAAQRLLDGVNYMAQSVSELSVKPAKAVTAWLTDQIAPTYWKPNSLIIRCKNCGVEFQDNDTKHHCRACGDGFCDGCSSKTRPVPERGWGLAPVRVCDACFQNRGIPEELLDAALEEEQGGTLIARKVGEAVQNTLGAVVTAIDIPLGLVKDAARPAYWVPDQDIHCCHQCQREFNARLSIHHCRACGQGVCNDCSPDRRAVPSRGWDHPVRVCITCNQKSGEL, encoded by the exons ATGAGCAGTCAGGGCTCGTCGGTGGAGAAGGGGGTGAACGGCGTCCTGGTTTGTCAGGAGAGTTACGCCTGCGGCGGCTCCGACGAGGCCGCCTTCGAGTGCGACGAATGCGGCAGCCTCCAGTGCGCCCGCTGCGAGCTGGAGCTCCACCGTCAGGAGCGCATGAGGAACCACGACAGGATCCGAATCTCACCTGGACACGTACCCTACTGCGACTCGTGCAAAGGGGACGGGGGCGTTCCGAACGGGGGTCGCCTGAGAGCAGTGGTCCGCTGCCAGGGATGTAAAATCAACCTGTGCTTGGACTGTCAGAAGCGGACTCACAGCGGGGTGAGCAAAAGAAAGCACCCTCTCACCGTCTACCCTCCCTCGAAACCCGCGGAGAAGAACTGCAGCACTGGAGATGAACAGCTGGACGCATTGAAAGCTAAACTGGAGCAAGTCATCAGTTTTCTTTTAGTGGATGAAAAGGAAGATATGCAG GTGAAGGATGAGGAGGAGTTTGTGAGAAACTTGGGCTGCAGGCCTGAAGAGCTCTTGAAGGTGGTGTCCATTTTCGGCAACACTGGAGAAGGCAAATCTCACACTCTCAATCACACTTTCTTTTTGGGCCGTGAAGTTTTCAAGACATCTCCAACCCAGGATTCCTGCACCGTTGGGGTTTGGGCCGCACTGGACCCTGTCCACAGGGTGGTGGTTGTTGACACAGAGGGACTCCTGGGAGCGGGAACTAACCAAGGACAGCGGACCCGCCTTCTCCTGAAGGTGCTTGCCGTCTCTGATCTCGTCATCTATCGGACACATGCTGACCGGCTTCACGATGATCTTTTCAAGTTTCTTGGAGATGCATCAGACGCGTAtctaaaacatttcacaaaagaGCTGAAAGCCACAACAGCACGCTGTGGTTTGGATGTGCCCCTTTCGACTTTGGGTCCTGCTGTAATAATCTTCCATGAGACTGTCCACACCAAGTTATTAGGCTCAG ACAAGCCATCAGAGTCGGCCGAGCGGCTTCTTCAGGAACGCTTTAGAAAACTTGGCCTCTTTCCGGAAGCATTCAGCTCTATTCAGTACCGGGGCACTCGGACCCACAACCCTCCGACTGACTTCAGTGGTCTTCTGCGCAGCGTGGAGCAGCAGTTAGATAATAACACTACACGATCTCCACGGTCTGCTGGGGTCATCTATAAAGCCTTGCAG GCTCTGAGTGAGTGCTTCAGTGGAGAGATTCCTGATGAGCATCTGGCAAGCAACTCTTTTTTTCCAGATGAATACTTTACCTGCTCCAGCATCTGCCTCAGCTGTGG ctcAGGCTGTAAAAACAGCATGAATCACCTGAGAGAGGGTGTGGAGCATGAGGCTAAACACCGCTGTCGCTATTCAGTCCACTATGATAATCGCATCTATACCTGCAAG GCTTGTTATGAGAGTGGCAAAGAGGTGATTGTGGTTCCAAAGACGACGGCATCCTCTGACTCACCATGGTTTGGTTTGGCCATATACGCCTGGTCCGG ATATGTGATCGAGTGTCCAAATTGTTCGGTGATCTATAGAAGTAGGCAGTACTGGTATGGGAACCAGGACCCTGTTGATACAGTGGTTCGTACCGAGATCCAGCATGTCTGGCCAGGG TCCGACGGATTCCTGAAGGACAACAACAATGCTGCGCAGAGGCTGCTCGATGGTGTGAACTATATGGCTCAGTCTGTTTCAGAGCTGAGCGTCAAGCCTGCCAAAGCCGTCACTGCCTGGTTAACAGACCAGATTGCCCCTACTTACTGGAAGCCCAATTCTCTCATTATT AGATGCAAAAACTGTGGAGTGGAATTCCAAGATAATGATACAAAGCACCACTGTCGGGCTTGTGGAGATGGTTTCTGTGATGGCTGCTCCTCTAAGACACGGCCGGTCCCTGAGAGAGGTTGGGGCCTGGCGCCTGTGCGAGTCTGTGATGCCTGCTTTCAAAACAGAGGAATCCCAGAAG AATTATTGGATGCAGCGCTGGAAGAGGAGCAAGGTGGGACTCTGATTGCCAGGAAGGTGGGAGAAGCTGTCCAGAACACATTAGGAGCGGTAGTCACTGCTATAGACATCCCTCTTG GTCTGGTTAAAGACGCCGCCCGTCCAGCATATTGGGTCCCTGACCAAGACATCCATTGCTGCCATCAGTGCCAGCGTGAGTTTAATGCCCGTCTCTCTATTCATCACTGCCGTGCATGTGGACAAGGAGTATGTAACGACTGCTCCCCTGATCGCCGGGCCGTGCCCTCCAGGGGCTGGGACCATCCTGTGCGGGTGTGCATCACCTGCAACCAGAAATCCGGAGAGCTCTAG
- the wdr21 gene encoding WD repeat domain 21 isoform X1: protein MKRGNWRSSGRDRHRHHNQSQWRGRHRSAHDEQDYSSDSAAGDASSSSASSSAPELPGFYFDTEKNRYFRLLPGHNNCNPLTKEELQKKEEEKKRSALLAEDDGPRKKAPRIGLNSALLLQKRHLGLLPPSSYSRLIHEVKVSGMQRHRLEVQSSNSTSPNTDNFHLIVADSACERVFTVNDVSHGGCKYGIMNFHGCRKGSLSVEMCDNLYFTNRKVNSVCWASVTHTDSHVLLCLVGISQTPGCVSLLPASLFSNFNPDQPGMLCSFKISTAWSCAWCLNPQADKTFSTGLSRRVIVTDAVTGRRATYLAGSDVLAQQFALRAPVLFNGCRSGEIFSIDLRQRDRGRSHGWKTSRFFQESAITSVQLLQDENYLLAADMLGKIKLWDIRVKRSIKQYEGHHNEYAYLPIHVNEPEGLLLAVGQDCYTRLWSLHDSRLLRTIPSPHPAGKDSIPNVVFSSQLGGSRGLPGLLMAVRHDLYYYSYNKDYQDGLTLESQC, encoded by the exons ATGAAGCGGGGAAACTGGCGATCGAGTGGCAGGGACCGTCACCGACACCATAATCAGTCACAGTGGAGGGGCAGACACCGTTCAGCCCATGATGAGCAGGATTATAG TTCTGACAGCGCAGCAGGTGACGCAAGTTCATCCTCGGCATCCTCGTCTGCACCAG AGTTGCCAGGTTTCTACTTTGACACAGAGAAAAACCGCTACTTTCGTTTGTTGCCTGGGCACAACAACTGTAACCCTCTGACAAAAGAAGAGCTTCagaaaaaggaggaggagaaaaagagatcAGCACTGCTGGCAGAGGATGATGGTCCTAGGAAG AAAGCTCCCAGGATTGGGCTAAATTCTGCGTTGCTGTTACAGAAGAGACATCTGGGTCTGCTGCCCCCAAGCTCCTATTCTAG GTTGATCCATGAAGTGAAAGTCAGCGGGATGCAGCGTCACAGGCTGGAGGTGCAGAGCTCCAACTCCACCAGCCCGAACACAGATAACTTCCATCTTATTGTT GCAGATTCAGCTTGTGAGCGCGTATTCACAGTAAATGATGTGTCACATGGAGGCTGCAAGTATGGCATTATGAATTTCCACGGCTGCAGAAAAGGCTCTCTGTCGGTGGAGATGTGCGATAACCTTTATTTCACGAACCGCAAG gTGAACTCTGTGTGCTGGGCATCTGTGACGCATACAGACTCTCATGTTCT GTTGTGTTTGGTGGGCATTTCTCAGACCCCAGGCTGTGTAAGCTTATTACCTGCTTCTCTTTTCAGCAACTTCAATCCAG ATCAGCCAGGGATGCTGTGCAGTTTTAAGATCTCCACAGCTTGGTCATGTGCATGGTGCCTCAACCCACAGGCCGATAAAACCTTTAGCACTG GCCTTTCTCGACGTGTGATTGTGACGGATGCTGTGACTGGACGTAGAGCGACGTACCTCGCAGGCAGTGATGTTCTAGCTCAACAGTTTGCCCTGAGG GCTCCCGTGCTGTTCAACGGCTGTCGCTCAGGAGAGATCTTCAGCATAGACCTGCGTCAGCGTGACAGGGGTCGCAGTCACGGTTGGAAGACCAGCCGCTTCTTCCAGGAGTCAGCCATCACCTCGGTCCAACTGCTACAGGATGAGAACTACCTCCTCGCTGCTGACATGCTGGGCAAG ATAAAGCTGTGGGACATTCGTGTCAAGCGGTCCATCAAACAGTATGAAGGCCACCACAATGAATATGCCTATCTACCCATTCATGTCAATGAACCAGAAGGATTGTTGCTTGCTg TGGGTCAGGACTGCTACACCCGTCTCTGGAGCCTCCACGACAGCCGTCTCCTCAGGACCATCCCTTCACCTCACCCTGCAGGGAAAGACTCGATCCCAAATGTGGTGTTTTCCTCCCAGCTGGGTGGTAGTAGAGGACTTCCTGGACTCCTTATGGCTGTCCGTCACGATCTGTACTACTACTCTTACAACAAAGACTATCAGGACGGTCTAACACTAGAGAGTCAGTGCTAA
- the wdr21 gene encoding WD repeat domain 21 isoform X2 has translation MNFHGCRKGSLSVEMCDNLYFTNRKVNSVCWASVTHTDSHVLLCLVGISQTPGCVSLLPASLFSNFNPDQPGMLCSFKISTAWSCAWCLNPQADKTFSTGLSRRVIVTDAVTGRRATYLAGSDVLAQQFALRAPVLFNGCRSGEIFSIDLRQRDRGRSHGWKTSRFFQESAITSVQLLQDENYLLAADMLGKIKLWDIRVKRSIKQYEGHHNEYAYLPIHVNEPEGLLLAVGQDCYTRLWSLHDSRLLRTIPSPHPAGKDSIPNVVFSSQLGGSRGLPGLLMAVRHDLYYYSYNKDYQDGLTLESQC, from the exons ATGAATTTCCACGGCTGCAGAAAAGGCTCTCTGTCGGTGGAGATGTGCGATAACCTTTATTTCACGAACCGCAAG gTGAACTCTGTGTGCTGGGCATCTGTGACGCATACAGACTCTCATGTTCT GTTGTGTTTGGTGGGCATTTCTCAGACCCCAGGCTGTGTAAGCTTATTACCTGCTTCTCTTTTCAGCAACTTCAATCCAG ATCAGCCAGGGATGCTGTGCAGTTTTAAGATCTCCACAGCTTGGTCATGTGCATGGTGCCTCAACCCACAGGCCGATAAAACCTTTAGCACTG GCCTTTCTCGACGTGTGATTGTGACGGATGCTGTGACTGGACGTAGAGCGACGTACCTCGCAGGCAGTGATGTTCTAGCTCAACAGTTTGCCCTGAGG GCTCCCGTGCTGTTCAACGGCTGTCGCTCAGGAGAGATCTTCAGCATAGACCTGCGTCAGCGTGACAGGGGTCGCAGTCACGGTTGGAAGACCAGCCGCTTCTTCCAGGAGTCAGCCATCACCTCGGTCCAACTGCTACAGGATGAGAACTACCTCCTCGCTGCTGACATGCTGGGCAAG ATAAAGCTGTGGGACATTCGTGTCAAGCGGTCCATCAAACAGTATGAAGGCCACCACAATGAATATGCCTATCTACCCATTCATGTCAATGAACCAGAAGGATTGTTGCTTGCTg TGGGTCAGGACTGCTACACCCGTCTCTGGAGCCTCCACGACAGCCGTCTCCTCAGGACCATCCCTTCACCTCACCCTGCAGGGAAAGACTCGATCCCAAATGTGGTGTTTTCCTCCCAGCTGGGTGGTAGTAGAGGACTTCCTGGACTCCTTATGGCTGTCCGTCACGATCTGTACTACTACTCTTACAACAAAGACTATCAGGACGGTCTAACACTAGAGAGTCAGTGCTAA